One part of the Ailuropoda melanoleuca isolate Jingjing chromosome 6, ASM200744v2, whole genome shotgun sequence genome encodes these proteins:
- the EIF4EBP2 gene encoding eukaryotic translation initiation factor 4E-binding protein 2, with translation MSSSSGSGHQPSQSRAIPTRTVPISDAAQLPHDYCTTPGGTLFSTTPGGTRIIYDRKFLLDRRNSPMAQTPPCHLPNIPGVTSPGTLIEDSKVEVNNLNNLNNHDRKHAVGDDAQFEMDI, from the exons ATGTCCTCGTCCTCCGGCAGCGGCCACCAGCCCAGCCAGAGCCGCGCCATCCCCACCCGCACCGTGCCCATCAGCGACGCCGCGCAGCTACCTCATGACTATTGCACCACGCCCGGGGGGACGCTCTTCTCCACCACTCCGGGAG GAACCCGAATCATTTATGATCGAAAGTTTCTGTTGGATCGCCGCAATTCTCCCATGGCTCAGACCCCGCCCTGCCACCTGCCCAATATCCCAGGGGTCACCAGCCCTGGCACCTTAATCGAAGACTCCAAAGTAGAAGTAAACAATTTGAACAACTTGAACAATCATGACAGGAAGCATGCAGTTG GGGATGACGCTCAGTTTGAGATGGACATCTGA